The Candidatus Zixiibacteriota bacterium DNA window TCTCGCCAATAAGTTTCATATCGTAGAAAAGCCCGGTATCCCCGGAATGATAGATAGTTTTCCCGCCGATAGTTATCAGGAAGCCGCAGGGATTTCCGGTATAGACCAAGCCGTCACCGGCCGCCGAGCCATGGTGCGCGATAGTCAGCTTGACTCGTCCGAATGGGAAATTATGGGCTCCGCCGATATGCATATTGTGCGCCTGCGCTCCCAGTTTGCTGACATATATCGCCAGTTCATTTGGCGCAATTATCGTTGCCTGGTTTCGCCTGGCTATCTCTACGGCGTCGCCGAGATGGTCCCCGTGACCATGTGTGACCAGAATGAAATCTACCTTTATATCAGATGCTTTCAGATTCGCCTGGGGATTACCGGTAATAAAAGGGTCAATAATCAATCTGTGCGTGCCGTCAGTAGCAGCCACGCAACTGTGTCCATAATATGTAACTTCCAGCATAGTTCACCTCCGAATTGGTTATTAACCACTGCTATTTCTTATATATCGAACCGGCAGTAACGATTCAACTATTTTTTTCGATAATGCTGCCTCCCAGCACCAGGTCGTCGCGATAGAAGACCGCGGTTTGCCCGGGGGTGATTGCCCGCTGTGGTTCATCAAATTCGACTCGAGCCTGGCTTGTTCCGAGCGGGACTACTTTGCCGGAAGCCGCCTTATGGAGATACCTGATTTTTATTGACGCCGATATTGACGCGGTCGGCGCGGTTATCGATACCCAATTGATATCGGAGACTTGCGTCGTTATAGAGTAAAGCCCCGACTCCTCACCT harbors:
- a CDS encoding metal-dependent hydrolase, producing MLEVTYYGHSCVAATDGTHRLIIDPFITGNPQANLKASDIKVDFILVTHGHGDHLGDAVEIARRNQATIIAPNELAIYVSKLGAQAHNMHIGGAHNFPFGRVKLTIAHHGSAAGDGLVYTGNPCGFLITIGGKTIYHSGDTGLFYDMKLIGEMNSIDIAFLPIGDNFTMGIDDAVKAVEFLKPKKVTPLHYKTWPVIDAEPTEFASKLQGTGSEVVIMTPGQSMMV
- a CDS encoding aminomethyltransferase beta-barrel domain-containing protein; the protein is GEESGLYSITTQVSDINWVSITAPTASISASIKIRYLHKAASGKVVPLGTSQARVEFDEPQRAITPGQTAVFYRDDLVLGGSIIEKNS